A part of Stigmatopora nigra isolate UIUO_SnigA unplaced genomic scaffold, RoL_Snig_1.1 HiC_scaffold_25, whole genome shotgun sequence genomic DNA contains:
- the tnnt2d gene encoding LOW QUALITY PROTEIN: troponin T2d, cardiac (The sequence of the model RefSeq protein was modified relative to this genomic sequence to represent the inferred CDS: substituted 2 bases at 2 genomic stop codons): protein MSNISAQKIPDGEKVDFDDIHRKRLDKDLSELQSLIEAHFVQRKKEEEELVALVNRIEKRRAERAEQQRIRAEMEKERQARQAEEKERREQEEQRKKHDDDAKKKKVLTNKTQQYGAGQKVPEHLLMYLFLKRIRHXLLESRQXQSEKKGKKQTEREKKKKILAERRKPLNIDHLNDDKLKEKANEMWQWLMQLETEKYDLNDKFKRQKSDIHLLLVRVQDHQSTKGRGKGKMAPRLR, encoded by the exons ATGTCAAACATCTCGGCCCAGAAGATCCCCGATGGCGAGAAAGTGGATTTTGAC GACATCCACCGGAAGCGGTTGGACAAAGATCTGTCCGAGTTGCAGTCGCTCATCGAGGCACACTTTGTCCAGAGgaagaaggaggaagaggaattGGTCGCCCTCGTCAACAGAATC GAGAAGCGGCGTGCCGAGAGGGCGGAGCAACAAAGGATCCGGGCCGAGATGGAGAAGGAGCGGCAGGCCCGGCAGGCC GAGGAGAAGGAGCGCAGAGAGCAGGAGGAGCAGAGAAAGAAGCACGATGACGAcgccaagaagaagaaggtcCTCACCAATAAGACCCAGCAGTACGGCGCCGGGCAGAAGGTGCCTGaacatttattaatgtatttatttctaaagCGAATTCGGCATTGACTTTTGGAATCCCGGCAATAACAGAGTGAAAAGAAAGGCAAAaagcagacagagagagagaagaagaagaagattttGGCCGAGCGCAGGAAGCCGCTCAATATCGACCATTTGAATGACGACAAACTCAA GGAGAAGGCCAACGAGATGTGGCAGTGGCTGATGCAACTGGAGACGGAGAAATACGACCTTAACGACAAATTTAAAAGGCAGAAGAGTGAC ATCCACCTGCTTCTTGTCCGAGTGCAAGACCACCAAAG CACCAAGGGTCGTGGAAAGGGCAAGATGGCACCCCGGCTGAGGTAG